One stretch of Aquimarina sp. Aq107 DNA includes these proteins:
- the miaA gene encoding tRNA (adenosine(37)-N6)-dimethylallyltransferase MiaA, producing MTNTLIVVVGPTAIGKTSLSIKLAQNLDCEIVSADSRQFYKEMCIGTAVPSTEELQQAKHHFIQHKSIHENYSVGDFEKEALEKLTELFKENKYVILVGGSGLYVDAVAKGLDSFPKASGAIRETLKEQYSKEGIESLQQKLKELDPLYYEKVDIHNTHRVMRALEICISSGKPYSSFITKTPKKRPFNIIKIGITAERQIIYNRINERVDIMINNGLLEEVKSLYPDKSLNALNTVGYKEIFGYMDGDSDLDFAISEIKKNTRRFSKRQLTWFKKGQEIKWFDYLYNLDNILSYIKKIATKDNL from the coding sequence ATGACTAATACCCTTATTGTAGTTGTAGGCCCAACGGCCATAGGAAAAACTAGTTTAAGTATTAAACTAGCTCAAAATCTTGATTGCGAAATTGTTTCTGCAGATAGTAGACAGTTTTATAAAGAAATGTGCATCGGTACAGCAGTTCCAAGTACCGAAGAACTACAACAAGCTAAACATCATTTTATACAACATAAGAGTATACATGAAAATTACTCTGTAGGAGATTTTGAAAAAGAAGCTTTAGAAAAATTAACAGAACTCTTTAAAGAAAACAAATATGTCATTTTAGTAGGAGGCTCTGGATTGTACGTAGATGCCGTTGCTAAAGGATTAGATAGTTTCCCTAAAGCATCTGGAGCTATTAGAGAAACTTTAAAAGAACAATATAGTAAGGAAGGAATCGAAAGTTTACAACAAAAACTAAAGGAATTAGATCCTCTTTATTATGAAAAAGTTGATATCCATAACACACATCGTGTAATGAGAGCGTTAGAAATTTGTATTAGTAGCGGAAAACCTTATTCCTCTTTCATAACCAAAACACCAAAAAAAAGACCTTTTAATATTATTAAAATCGGTATTACAGCTGAAAGACAAATCATATACAACAGAATAAATGAAAGAGTCGATATAATGATCAATAATGGCCTACTAGAAGAAGTAAAAAGTTTATATCCCGATAAATCCTTAAATGCACTAAATACTGTGGGTTATAAAGAAATATTTGGATATATGGATGGCGATTCTGATTTAGATTTTGCGATTTCTGAAATCAAAAAAAATACCAGACGTTTTTCTAAAAGACAACTTACCTGGTTTAAAAAAGGTCAAGAAATAAAGTGGTTTGATTATCTATATAATCTTGATAATATACTATCATATATTAAAAAAATCGCTACAAAAGATAATTTGTAG
- a CDS encoding sensor histidine kinase KdpD has protein sequence MNKRLFALLILLMSLSLIGIIFVQGYWIQNTVENNREQFSFNAKQILISVSNKIEYREFEEMYYPLQEILDSIKQPDNKTIQQLLNIGFDKGSFAFGDGVLEEDSKLFSSFIDFNIDTVRLKDILNRNAELIDNEKENYQKRYRSKSKLDRLSTLTDLQRRDYEIVIDQLANFIPIHRRVKKEEVRRLLKKELAERDMKVDFEYAIYSNALATRVRSDDFSANESDGNTFAVPLFVNNEDGSSLYQLYVNFTGKNRYILSTIKGMAILSIIFTLVIVVAYSSALSQLLQQRQISQIKTDFINNMTHELKTPIATINLALDAIKNPKIADDEDKRKRYMKMIREENKRMLTQVENVLRISQLEKNELNIKKEPLELHDIIEDAITHVSLIVENREGYMKTHLGALKSSILANDSHMTNVVVNVLDNAIKYSEGAPKIDIYTENVKNSIVLKIRDQGVGMSKVAQKKIFEKFFREHTGDLHNVKGHGLGLTYVKRIIDDHHGQIWVESERGKGSTFITKLPLIS, from the coding sequence ATGAATAAAAGGTTATTCGCATTACTGATCCTATTGATGAGTTTGTCTTTAATTGGGATTATTTTTGTTCAGGGATATTGGATACAGAATACGGTAGAGAATAATAGAGAACAATTTTCTTTTAATGCTAAGCAAATATTGATTTCTGTTTCTAATAAAATTGAGTATCGTGAGTTTGAAGAAATGTATTATCCCTTACAAGAGATTTTAGATAGTATCAAACAACCGGATAACAAAACAATTCAACAGCTCTTAAACATAGGTTTTGATAAAGGATCATTTGCTTTTGGTGATGGTGTGTTAGAAGAAGATTCTAAATTATTTTCGTCGTTTATCGATTTTAATATAGATACGGTAAGACTTAAAGATATATTGAACAGAAATGCCGAATTGATAGATAATGAGAAAGAAAATTATCAGAAAAGATATAGATCCAAGTCGAAGTTAGATAGGTTGAGTACGCTTACAGATCTACAGAGAAGAGATTATGAAATTGTAATAGATCAATTGGCAAACTTTATCCCTATTCATCGAAGAGTGAAAAAAGAAGAAGTTAGAAGATTACTTAAAAAAGAATTGGCAGAAAGAGATATGAAAGTAGATTTCGAATATGCAATTTATAGTAATGCGTTAGCTACGAGAGTACGTTCTGATGATTTTAGTGCGAATGAAAGTGATGGGAACACTTTTGCGGTGCCTCTTTTTGTAAATAATGAAGATGGTTCTAGCCTGTATCAGTTATATGTGAATTTTACAGGTAAGAATCGATATATATTATCGACTATAAAAGGGATGGCGATTTTGTCAATTATTTTTACGTTGGTAATTGTGGTAGCGTATTCAAGTGCTTTATCTCAATTATTACAACAAAGACAGATATCGCAGATAAAGACAGATTTTATAAATAATATGACTCATGAGCTTAAAACGCCCATAGCAACTATTAATCTGGCATTAGACGCAATTAAAAACCCCAAAATTGCTGATGATGAAGATAAGCGTAAGCGATATATGAAGATGATTCGCGAAGAGAATAAGAGGATGTTAACGCAGGTTGAGAATGTCTTACGAATATCGCAGTTAGAAAAAAATGAATTAAATATAAAGAAAGAACCACTCGAACTACACGATATTATTGAAGATGCAATAACACACGTATCTTTAATAGTAGAGAATAGAGAAGGGTATATGAAAACACATTTGGGAGCATTGAAATCTTCTATTTTAGCCAATGATAGTCATATGACTAATGTAGTAGTAAATGTTTTAGATAATGCAATTAAGTATTCCGAAGGAGCACCTAAAATTGATATCTATACAGAAAATGTGAAGAATAGTATAGTGCTTAAGATACGTGATCAAGGAGTTGGAATGAGTAAGGTAGCTCAGAAAAAAATCTTTGAGAAGTTCTTTCGAGAGCATACAGGTGATCTACATAATGTAAAAGGTCACGGACTTGGATTAACCTATGTAAAACGAATAATAGATGACCATCATGGTCAAATATGGGTGGAGAGCGAACGGGGAAAAGGCTCCACATTTATAACTAAATTACCGTTAATATCTTAA
- a CDS encoding exonuclease domain-containing protein: MYAILDIETTGGKYNEEGITEIAIYKFDGHKVVDQFISLINPERPIQPFVVNLTGINNKMLRNAPKFYEVAKRIVEITTDCIIVAHNASFDYRILKTEFNRLGFDFERQSLCTVELSQKLIPDQKSYSLGKLVRSLGIAISDRHRATGDAQATVKLFKLLLSKDLEKNILKETVKLETKRKVDDKLLKLIENVPAVTGVYYMHREDGTIIYIGKSKNIKKRVTQHFTNDNRKSKNIQDEVSNVTYEITGSELLALLKENEEIKLNRPKYNRALKRNKFDQGLYQFTDKKGYRNLIVKKVDQNKKSITTFTNRQQAKSFMYRWTEEFKLCLKLMDLDSSKGNCFNYSIEKCNGACLLEESAEDYNIRVQELITVNSFEDKSMMIIDRGREIDEQSVILVEEGKFIGIGYFNLNHQINNIDILRSIITPMNHNRDAQHIIQSYVRQHKRLKVVLLDKNKINSEE; this comes from the coding sequence TAATCAATCCGGAAAGACCTATTCAACCATTTGTTGTAAATCTTACAGGGATTAATAACAAAATGCTTAGAAACGCTCCTAAATTTTATGAAGTAGCTAAAAGAATAGTAGAAATAACAACTGATTGTATTATCGTAGCTCATAATGCGTCTTTTGATTATCGCATTCTAAAAACAGAATTCAACAGACTTGGTTTTGATTTTGAGCGTCAATCCCTGTGCACAGTAGAATTATCCCAAAAACTTATTCCAGATCAAAAGTCTTATAGCCTAGGTAAACTAGTTCGTAGCCTAGGGATTGCCATTTCTGATAGGCATAGAGCTACTGGAGATGCACAAGCTACTGTAAAACTTTTTAAATTACTATTATCTAAAGATCTAGAAAAAAATATTCTAAAAGAAACAGTAAAGCTAGAAACCAAAAGAAAAGTAGATGATAAACTACTTAAGCTTATAGAAAACGTCCCCGCTGTAACCGGAGTTTACTATATGCATCGAGAAGACGGCACTATCATTTATATAGGAAAAAGTAAAAATATCAAAAAACGAGTTACTCAACATTTTACAAATGATAATAGAAAATCTAAAAATATTCAGGATGAAGTAAGTAATGTAACCTATGAAATTACTGGGAGTGAATTACTTGCTCTTTTAAAAGAAAATGAAGAAATAAAACTTAACCGTCCAAAGTATAATCGAGCTTTAAAAAGAAATAAATTCGATCAGGGATTATACCAATTTACTGACAAAAAAGGATACAGGAACTTAATAGTAAAAAAAGTAGATCAGAATAAAAAAAGTATTACCACATTTACAAACAGACAACAAGCAAAATCATTTATGTACCGTTGGACCGAAGAATTTAAGTTGTGTCTTAAATTGATGGATCTGGACAGCAGTAAAGGGAATTGTTTTAACTATAGTATAGAGAAATGTAATGGAGCTTGTTTATTAGAAGAATCAGCTGAAGATTATAATATTAGAGTTCAAGAACTTATAACTGTCAATTCTTTTGAAGATAAAAGTATGATGATTATTGATCGTGGGCGAGAGATTGATGAGCAAAGCGTAATATTAGTTGAAGAAGGTAAGTTTATAGGAATTGGGTATTTTAATCTAAACCATCAGATTAATAATATCGATATATTAAGATCTATAATCACTCCTATGAACCATAATAGAGATGCTCAACATATTATACAGAGTTATGTACGACAGCATAAAAGATTAAAAGTTGTACTATTAGATAAAAACAAAATAAATTCTGAGGAGTAA
- a CDS encoding response regulator transcription factor, with translation METENKKILLVEDDPNFGTVLKDYLVMNDYDVVHAKNGMEGFEKFKKDDYDMCILDVMMPYKDGFTLAKEIRDKNEEVPIIFLTAKAMKEDVLKGYKVGADDYLNKPFDSEVLLMKIQAIMQRKSTESVADSKQFEFKIGGFHLNSKLRFLTFREEDPIKLSPKENELLRLLALHLNDLMPRELALTKIWRDDNYFTSRSMDVYIAKLRKYLKKDENVEILNIHGEGFRLVVRSDES, from the coding sequence ATGGAAACAGAAAACAAAAAGATTTTGCTTGTAGAAGATGATCCTAATTTTGGAACAGTACTAAAGGATTACCTTGTTATGAATGATTATGATGTCGTACATGCTAAAAATGGTATGGAAGGCTTCGAAAAATTCAAAAAGGATGATTATGATATGTGTATCCTGGATGTAATGATGCCTTATAAGGATGGTTTTACATTAGCAAAAGAGATAAGAGATAAAAATGAAGAAGTTCCTATCATTTTCTTAACAGCAAAAGCTATGAAAGAGGATGTTTTAAAAGGATATAAAGTTGGAGCTGACGATTATTTAAATAAGCCATTTGATAGCGAAGTGTTATTGATGAAGATACAGGCAATCATGCAGCGTAAAAGCACTGAGTCTGTTGCTGATAGTAAACAATTTGAATTTAAGATTGGTGGATTCCATTTAAATTCTAAATTAAGATTTTTAACTTTTAGAGAAGAAGATCCAATAAAACTATCCCCTAAAGAAAATGAATTACTTCGTTTGCTAGCATTACATCTTAATGATTTAATGCCGAGAGAATTAGCACTTACTAAAATATGGAGAGATGATAATTACTTTACGTCTCGAAGTATGGATGTGTATATTGCAAAACTTAGAAAGTACCTAAAGAAAGACGAAAACGTGGAGATTTTAAATATCCACGGAGAAGGATTCAGGCTAGTAGTACGTAGTGATGAATCTTAG
- a CDS encoding DUF3857 domain-containing protein, with amino-acid sequence MHHFFLSVLFFLLSISSISQESYNHKNLVVSEYDLKGTRYEKDTTANAFYIYEKGFSRIQNGGNYNLLTDYSAKIKILNKEGFDKSTVTIFLYKSKNGKELFRNLTAYTYNLEDGKVRKTKLEEDQIYQEKYDEHNTLVKFTFPNIKPGSVITYSYQVESPFIFNFKGWEFQDEIPKLYSEYVTDLPGNYVYNIRLVGNLKLDVNESSLIRDCIEVSRGGSANCSHNQYIMRDIPPFKEEKYMTAKKNYFSRVEYELKELKRFDGTNKKYTETWENVDKELKNEKAIGVQLKKINITKNILPDSIRTKPIGLDKAKAIYRYFTDQYIWNEEYKIFRDVSIKNTINSKVGNVAELNILLHNIYKQQGFSVKPVILSTRKNGYATKIHPVLTDFNYLIIQLAIDEKTYQLDATEKTLAFGQLPFRCLNKYGRLLDFKNGSFWIDIAPEKRSVHNYREKLILTDELLFKGTSKYLYSGYHAYFKRKAFQKTSEENFLNNILNEDENLTVYEPSIQNKNNVEKPFIEEIGFTKVAESIDNIIYLKPFTKTFFTKNPFNLNERTYPVDFGYKDYYSHIVFLDIPENYNFLDIPKNRSYKLPGNAGKLNILFQQHGKKLTINHTITFLSSYYPAEYYDSLKEFFNLIVDIENNTIITIKKNS; translated from the coding sequence ATGCATCATTTTTTTTTATCTGTTCTATTTTTTTTACTCTCAATTTCAAGTATCTCTCAAGAAAGTTATAATCACAAAAACCTAGTAGTAAGTGAATATGATTTAAAAGGAACTCGTTACGAAAAAGATACTACTGCTAATGCTTTTTATATTTATGAAAAAGGGTTTAGTAGAATACAAAATGGTGGCAACTATAACCTACTCACTGATTACAGTGCAAAAATAAAGATCCTAAATAAAGAAGGTTTTGATAAAAGTACAGTAACAATATTCTTATATAAAAGTAAAAATGGAAAAGAGCTATTTCGAAATCTCACTGCCTATACATACAATCTGGAAGATGGCAAAGTCAGAAAGACAAAACTAGAAGAAGACCAAATATATCAAGAAAAATATGATGAGCATAATACTCTGGTTAAATTCACTTTCCCAAATATAAAACCAGGTTCAGTTATTACGTACTCGTATCAAGTAGAATCACCTTTTATATTTAATTTTAAAGGATGGGAATTTCAGGATGAAATTCCTAAACTATATAGTGAATATGTGACTGATCTTCCTGGAAATTATGTATACAACATTAGACTTGTTGGTAATCTAAAACTTGACGTTAACGAATCTAGCTTAATAAGAGATTGTATAGAAGTCAGTCGTGGAGGCTCTGCTAATTGTTCTCATAATCAATATATCATGAGAGATATTCCTCCGTTTAAGGAAGAAAAGTATATGACTGCAAAAAAAAACTACTTTTCTCGAGTCGAATATGAACTTAAAGAGTTGAAAAGATTCGATGGTACAAACAAAAAATATACAGAAACCTGGGAAAATGTAGACAAAGAACTGAAAAACGAAAAAGCTATTGGAGTACAGCTAAAAAAAATCAATATTACCAAAAATATTCTTCCAGACTCGATCCGAACAAAGCCAATAGGTTTAGATAAAGCTAAAGCAATATATAGATATTTTACTGATCAATATATCTGGAATGAAGAATATAAGATTTTCCGTGATGTTTCAATAAAAAATACTATTAACTCTAAAGTAGGTAACGTTGCGGAATTAAATATCCTATTACATAACATATATAAACAGCAAGGTTTTTCTGTTAAGCCTGTAATATTATCAACTAGAAAAAATGGATATGCAACAAAGATACATCCCGTACTTACTGATTTTAACTACTTAATAATTCAATTAGCTATTGATGAAAAAACTTATCAGCTAGATGCAACAGAAAAAACATTAGCATTTGGTCAGCTTCCATTTAGATGTTTAAACAAATATGGTAGGCTTCTTGACTTTAAAAACGGAAGTTTCTGGATAGATATTGCACCAGAAAAACGTTCTGTACATAATTACAGAGAAAAGCTCATACTAACGGACGAGCTATTATTTAAAGGTACATCGAAATATTTATACAGTGGATATCACGCCTATTTCAAAAGAAAGGCATTTCAAAAAACATCAGAAGAAAACTTCCTCAATAACATCCTTAATGAGGATGAAAATCTAACCGTATATGAACCAAGTATACAAAACAAAAATAATGTAGAAAAACCATTTATAGAGGAAATAGGTTTTACCAAGGTTGCAGAAAGTATCGACAATATCATCTACTTAAAACCTTTTACAAAAACTTTTTTTACTAAGAATCCTTTTAATTTAAATGAAAGAACTTATCCTGTTGATTTTGGATATAAAGACTATTATTCGCATATTGTTTTTTTAGATATTCCCGAAAACTATAATTTTTTGGATATCCCTAAAAACCGTAGCTATAAACTCCCTGGTAATGCAGGAAAACTAAATATCCTTTTCCAACAACACGGTAAAAAGTTAACAATCAACCATACAATTACATTTTTATCATCATATTACCCCGCCGAATACTATGATTCGTTAAAAGAATTTTTCAATTTAATAGTTGATATTGAAAATAACACTATCATAACTATAAAAAAGAACAGTTAA
- a CDS encoding ion transporter — protein sequence MNQKIHTRNWKEKLHEVIYEADTPLGKIFDVILLILILLSIIFVMMESVKGLPEKTYEFLYYAEWIITIFFTFEYIARIISIKKPSKYIFSFYGIIDFLSTIPLYLSFFIVGSSALLTVRALRLLRIFRILKVSRYIGESNKLAKAIKDSRAKILVFLFAVVVVCIITGTLMYIIEGEESGFKSIPISVYWCIVTLTTVGYGDIAPVTPVGQLLAAVIMIMGYGIIAVPTGIVSAEYSASQKATVVNVNSQSCSNCNTSKHQDGAKFCHNCGHTLFND from the coding sequence TTGAATCAGAAAATACACACCAGAAATTGGAAAGAAAAGTTACACGAAGTCATCTATGAGGCTGATACTCCACTGGGTAAAATATTTGATGTAATACTCTTAATCCTAATACTTTTGAGCATCATTTTTGTGATGATGGAAAGCGTTAAAGGGTTACCAGAAAAGACTTATGAATTTTTATATTATGCAGAATGGATCATTACGATTTTTTTTACATTTGAATATATCGCGAGAATAATTTCTATAAAAAAACCTTCCAAATATATATTTAGTTTTTATGGAATCATTGATTTTTTATCAACCATACCTTTATATTTATCATTTTTTATTGTCGGATCAAGTGCTTTACTTACTGTAAGAGCATTAAGATTACTGCGTATATTTAGAATTCTCAAAGTCTCTCGATACATTGGAGAATCAAATAAATTGGCTAAAGCCATTAAAGATAGTAGAGCAAAAATATTGGTGTTTTTATTTGCCGTTGTTGTTGTCTGCATCATTACTGGAACTTTAATGTACATTATAGAAGGAGAAGAAAGTGGTTTTAAAAGCATACCTATTAGTGTTTACTGGTGTATTGTAACATTAACAACGGTTGGTTATGGGGATATTGCTCCTGTAACTCCTGTTGGTCAGCTTCTAGCTGCAGTTATTATGATTATGGGATATGGTATCATAGCCGTTCCTACAGGTATTGTGAGTGCAGAATATTCTGCAAGTCAAAAAGCCACTGTTGTTAATGTAAATTCTCAGTCCTGTTCTAATTGTAATACGAGTAAACATCAAGATGGAGCTAAATTCTGTCATAACTGCGGACATACTTTATTCAATGACTAA